A window of Engystomops pustulosus unplaced genomic scaffold, aEngPut4.maternal MAT_SCAFFOLD_90, whole genome shotgun sequence contains these coding sequences:
- the SURF1 gene encoding surfeit locus protein 1 isoform X1 — translation MERVMLGILIQRRKWKLKVIQELEAQYTSSPIPLPPNPTDLQSMEFHPVTVRGHFDHSKELYLKPRTLVKPSTGSQEAAGMGPQEIGAHVITPFFCSDLGITILVNRGFVPNKKLSPQTRSEGQIEGDLDLVGIVRLTENRQQFSPENDVQKNVWYYRDLAAMAERSGAEPIYIEAVYDTTVPGGPIGGQTRVALKNDHLQYSVTWFSLSAFTSLLWYQKFIRK, via the exons atggagcgtgtaatgctgggaatcctg ATACAGCGAAGGAAATGGAAACTGAAGGTCATCCAAGAGCTGGAGgcgcagtatacatccagccccataCCTCTCCCCCCAAA TCCCACAGATCTGCAGTCAATGGAGTTTCATCCTGTCACGGTCAGAGGCCATTTTGATCACTCAAAGGAGCTTTATCTCAAGCCCCGCACTCTAGTGAAGCCAAGTACAGGGTCCCAAGAGGCAGCAGGGATGGGACCTCAGGAGATCGGGGCCCACGTCATCACCCCTTTCTTCTGCTCGGACCTTGG AATCACTATCTTGGTAAACAGAGGATTTGTCCCTAACAAGAAGCTGAGTCCTCAGACGAGATCGGAGGGTCAG ATTGAAGGGGATCTGGATCTGGTGGGCATCGTGAGACTCACAGAAAATCGCCAACAATtttctccagagaatgatgttcaGAAGAATGTGTGGTATTATCGAGACCTGGCAGCTATGGCGGAGCGGAGCGGGGCAGAGCCCATTTATATTGAGGCTGTGTATG ATACAACTGTTCCTGGGGGACCCATTGGTGGACAGACCCGCGTGGCACTAAAAAATGACCACCTGCAGTACAGTGTGACCTG GTTCTCTCTATCTGCCTTCACCtccctcctgtggtaccagaaaTTCATCCGGAAATAG
- the SURF1 gene encoding surfeit locus protein 1 isoform X3: MELVMLGTLIQRRKWKLKVIQELEAQYTSSPIPLPPNPTDLQSMEFHPVTVRGHFDHSKELYLKPRTLVKPSTGSQEAAGMGPQEIGAHVITPFFCSDLGITILVNRGFVPNKKLSPQTRSEGQIEGDLDLVGIVRLTENRQQFSPENDVQKNVWYYRDLAAMAERSGAEPIYIEAVYDTTVPGGPIGGQTRVALKNDHLQYSVTWFSLSAFTSLLWYQKFIRK; encoded by the exons atggagcttgtaatgctgggaaccctg ATACAGCGAAGGAAATGGAAACTGAAGGTCATCCAAGAGCTGGAGgcgcagtatacatccagccccataCCTCTCCCCCCAAA TCCCACAGATCTGCAGTCAATGGAGTTTCATCCTGTCACGGTCAGAGGCCATTTTGATCACTCAAAGGAGCTTTATCTCAAGCCCCGCACTCTAGTGAAGCCAAGTACAGGGTCCCAAGAGGCAGCAGGGATGGGACCTCAGGAGATCGGGGCCCACGTCATCACCCCTTTCTTCTGCTCGGACCTTGG AATCACTATCTTGGTAAACAGAGGATTTGTCCCTAACAAGAAGCTGAGTCCTCAGACGAGATCGGAGGGTCAG ATTGAAGGGGATCTGGATCTGGTGGGCATCGTGAGACTCACAGAAAATCGCCAACAATtttctccagagaatgatgttcaGAAGAATGTGTGGTATTATCGAGACCTGGCAGCTATGGCGGAGCGGAGCGGGGCAGAGCCCATTTATATTGAGGCTGTGTATG ATACAACTGTTCCTGGGGGACCCATTGGTGGACAGACCCGCGTGGCACTAAAAAATGACCACCTGCAGTACAGTGTGACCTG GTTCTCTCTATCTGCCTTCACCtccctcctgtggtaccagaaaTTCATCCGGAAATAG
- the SURF1 gene encoding surfeit locus protein 1 isoform X4 codes for MERVMLGTLIQRRKWKLKVIQELEAQYTSSPIPLPPNPTDLQSMEFHPVTVRGHFDHSKELYLKPRTLVKPSTGSQEAAGMGPQEIGAHVITPFFCSDLGITILVNRGFVPNKKLSPQTRSEGQIEGDLDLVGIVRLTENRQQFSPENDVQKNVWYYRDLAAMAERSGAEPIYIEAVYDTTVPGGPIGGQTRVALKNDHLQYSVTWFSLSAFTSLLWYQKFIRK; via the exons atggagcgtgtaatgctgggaaccctg ATACAGCGAAGGAAATGGAAACTGAAGGTCATCCAAGAGCTGGAGgcgcagtatacatccagccccataCCTCTCCCCCCAAA TCCCACAGATCTGCAGTCAATGGAGTTTCATCCTGTCACGGTCAGAGGCCATTTTGATCACTCAAAGGAGCTTTATCTCAAGCCCCGCACTCTAGTGAAGCCAAGTACAGGGTCCCAAGAGGCAGCAGGGATGGGACCTCAGGAGATCGGGGCCCACGTCATCACCCCTTTCTTCTGCTCGGACCTTGG AATCACTATCTTGGTAAACAGAGGATTTGTCCCTAACAAGAAGCTGAGTCCTCAGACGAGATCGGAGGGTCAG ATTGAAGGGGATCTGGATCTGGTGGGCATCGTGAGACTCACAGAAAATCGCCAACAATtttctccagagaatgatgttcaGAAGAATGTGTGGTATTATCGAGACCTGGCAGCTATGGCGGAGCGGAGCGGGGCAGAGCCCATTTATATTGAGGCTGTGTATG ATACAACTGTTCCTGGGGGACCCATTGGTGGACAGACCCGCGTGGCACTAAAAAATGACCACCTGCAGTACAGTGTGACCTG GTTCTCTCTATCTGCCTTCACCtccctcctgtggtaccagaaaTTCATCCGGAAATAG